AAGAAGCATATGCTGCTTCCGTACTATCCAGTCCTGCATCGAGATAGCGCTGTACAAAGCGAGGATCTGCCTGAATAGGAACATGAACGGCATAATTGGAAAAATTCAAAAAGACGGGCTGCTTTCTTTTCAGAGGTTCTTCCAGCGACTTTAAGGCATCTCTGGTAAGTGCTTCTGTGAGAAATGTAGATGTTCCAAAATATTCCATCAGGTCGGGAACGGCCTGATAGCTCGTTTTGCCGGGAAGGTTACCATAGTTTTGTTCGCCATAATAGCTTTGCGGATGTCCTGCAGAGTGTCCCGCAATATTTACCATAAATCCCAGATTTAACGGGCTGGCACCTGGCGTACCGGCTGATCCCCAATGTGCTTTACCGACGTGAATGGTAAAATAACCCTGATCACGTAACAACTTGGGTAAGGGAGTCGCAAACACCGTATGTTCAATATCAGGCACAGGGCTTAAACCATTAATATTCCAGTCTGGTGGAGACAAGATTTCATCTTTATTATCTGTCGGACGGTTGGCTACAGGATGCGTCCAGTTAGTTACCCGATGACGTGCCGCATTCAAACCGGTCAGAAAACTGACACGTGATGGCGTACACACAGGAGTAGCATAGGCATTCGTAAATTTTACGGACTCTCTGGCCAGTTTTTCCAGATTTGGAGTGTGAAATTTCCTGTTTATAGGAGTAACTTCTTTATAGAAAGGCTCAGACATATCCTGCCAACCCAGATCATCGACAAAAAATACGACAACATTAGGTGGTGCTGATTGAGCTTCTGCTTTCCAGGCCAACACTAAAAAAATAATAGTCCAGGCTAATTTTGTGCTGTAAGATCTTATCATAAGTAGTGAAATCTAGATCAGGTATTGGTAATGAATGGATACTCCGAACTTCAATATGCAAGATACATTTATTTCTCCAATGGGGACTGACCTTTCTCAGGCTAGAGCATGAGATTAAAAGCTACTTATCATTCGCCATGAATGATTTAAATTTTGAACATAAAAGATATCCTGCAAAGGCGCCCAGAATGGACGCAATTATATCTTTATAATCAAAGTAGTTGTTTTTGAAAACTGTGCCTTGTATTAACTCATATCCTATGAGTCCTACCGCAGTAAATAGAGCGTGCTTCTGTAAACTTATCTTCTGGTATTGAGTAAAATAGAAGATCACCAGAATAAGCCC
The Sphingobacterium spiritivorum genome window above contains:
- a CDS encoding sulfatase, whose product is MIRSYSTKLAWTIIFLVLAWKAEAQSAPPNVVVFFVDDLGWQDMSEPFYKEVTPINRKFHTPNLEKLARESVKFTNAYATPVCTPSRVSFLTGLNAARHRVTNWTHPVANRPTDNKDEILSPPDWNINGLSPVPDIEHTVFATPLPKLLRDQGYFTIHVGKAHWGSAGTPGASPLNLGFMVNIAGHSAGHPQSYYGEQNYGNLPGKTSYQAVPDLMEYFGTSTFLTEALTRDALKSLEEPLKRKQPVFLNFSNYAVHVPIQADPRFVQRYLDAGLDSTEAAYASLIEGYDKSIGDIVRYLKDHDAYDNTVILFVSDNGGLSLTPARSGEMHTQNLPLRAGKGSVYEGGIRVPLLIKNVKSRKPKVEDTPVIMEDLFPTILEIAGVRNSNMEQKQIDGHSVCALLEGKADDSWNSRSLIWHVPNKWINIDGPGINFFSAIRKGDYKLLYDMKRGKLELYNITEDIGEKNDLNLKMRSKTIELSKLLSDELRSREAQMPTDKRTGQLIKYPDQL